A genome region from Gadus chalcogrammus isolate NIFS_2021 chromosome 7, NIFS_Gcha_1.0, whole genome shotgun sequence includes the following:
- the LOC130385196 gene encoding uncharacterized protein LOC130385196 isoform X2: MSPVAQSINILQGEVEVQMGWLLPTISLLSSKLEKIKIALKHCKPLVEAIQVGIQNRFGEMSRDPELVAAAILIPKFKTAWIKDDATLKNGLDYIREQLEDPSISAEAGSGSSDEGDFFHILKSSHKTPSATKQLDSYLAYSTDDIKILKTFPVVLKLSVKLNTPLPASAACERLFSIAGLIFSPKRARLAADTFENQLLLRMNRKFNFST, translated from the exons ATGAGCCCTGTTGCCCAGTCCATCAACATCCTCCAAGGAGAAGTGGAAGTCCAGATGGGATGGCTTCTTCCGACTATTTCCTTGCTGAGCAGcaaactggaaaaaataaagattgcACTGAAGCACTGCAAGCCGCTGGTTGAAGCCATTCAAGTGGGCATCCAGAACCGTTTTGGTGAAATGTCAAGAGACCCTGAATTGGTTGCTGCAGCGATTCTCATCCCAAAATTCAAAACGGCCTGGATCAAAGATGATGCTACACTGAAAAACG GGTTGGACTACATCAGGGAGCAGTTGGAGGATCCTTCTATTTCAGCAGAGGCTGGATCTGGCTCATCTGATGAGGGAGACTTCTTCCACATCCTGAAAAGTTCCCACAAAACACCAAGCGCCACCAAGCAGCTTGATTCGTACCTGGCCTACTCAACAGACGACATCAAGATTCTCAAGACGTTTCCTGTGGTTCTCAAGTTGTCTGTCAAACTCAACACACCTCTGCCTGCTTCTGCAGCTTGCGAAAGGCTGTTCAGCATAGCAGGTCTCATCTTCAGCCCAAAAAGAGCACGGCTAGCTGCAGACACTTTTGAAAATCAGCTTCTGCTGAGGATGAACCGCAAGTTCAACTTCTCCACTTGA
- the LOC130385196 gene encoding uncharacterized protein LOC130385196 isoform X1, which translates to MRAPRGGGREITTNMAAAEHVDEGDTEDDAQSSTEVDDGHPWSYLESMFSYLGMRANSYRMKCMLCLPKCHEIKAFKSSPSNLKKHIQRAHPQHLKKYEQLTSQKRKRASEAGTSTLKQTTLLATRSISQSAVDRAIVKYVVNNLQPLSTVENEAFRELLTDLLPTAKVITRVTLRSRIEDLAKSMKNVLTEEMSKVDHIATTTDCWSVRRRSFLGVTAHWVNSTDLTRRSAALACRQLRGSHTFDVLATALNDIHTEYGIRNKVVRTTTDNGSNFLKAFQVFSVDKNNNEAEEKEDEEGNEMEGVEFVDMTSILVENDGFEFELPKHQRCACHLLNLVSTVDAEKATANDGYKKLQRSTFSKCYGLWNKCGRSCQAAEAVEDACSLQLLRPNATRWNSMFMAVERLLKILREKGEPALREICAELKVPMFHPVELTFLKEYYTTMSPVAQSINILQGEVEVQMGWLLPTISLLSSKLEKIKIALKHCKPLVEAIQVGIQNRFGEMSRDPELVAAAILIPKFKTAWIKDDATLKNGLDYIREQLEDPSISAEAGSGSSDEGDFFHILKSSHKTPSATKQLDSYLAYSTDDIKILKTFPVVLKLSVKLNTPLPASAACERLFSIAGLIFSPKRARLAADTFENQLLLRMNRKFNFST; encoded by the exons ATGCGCGCACCGCGCGGGGGCGGCAGAGAGATCACTACAAACATGGCAGCCGCAGAGCATGTGGATGAGGGAGACACAGAAGACGACGCACAGAGTTCAACAGAAGTCGACGACGGACACCCGTGGTCATACCTGGAAAGTATGTTCAGCTACCTCGGGATGCGGGCAAATTCCTACCGAATGAAGTGCATGTTATGCCTTCCGAAGTGCCACGAAATAAAGGCCTTCAAAAGCTCCCCGTCCAACCTCAAAAAACACATCCAA AGAGCACATCCACAACATCTAAAGAAATATGAGCAGCTGACCTcacaaaaaagaaagagggCTTCGGAAGCTGGGACCTCCACCCTCAAACAGACCACGTTGCTGGCTACCCGATCCATATCTCAGAGTGCTGTTGACAGGGCCATTGTTAAGTATGTTGTCAACAATCTCCAGCCATTGTCAACTGTCGAGAATGAAGCCTTCAGAGAGCTTCTCACAGATCTTCTTCCTACTGCCAAAGTCATCACACGGGTCACCCTGCGATCAAGGATTGAAGATTTAGCAAAGTCTATGAAAAACGTGTTAACTGAGGAGATGAGTAAAGTGGACCACATCGCCACCACTACAGATTGCTGGTCAGTTAGGAGAAGGAGCTTCCTTGGTGTGACTGCTCATTGGGTGAACTCTACAGACCTAACTAGACGATCAGCAGCCCTAGCTTGCAGACAGCTAAGAGGTTCCCACACCTTTGATGTTTTGGCCACCGCACTCAATGACATCCATACTGAATATGGCATCAGGAACAAAGTTGTGAGGACAACAACCGATAATGGCTCCAACTTCCTGAAGGCTTTTCAAGTTTTTAGTGTGGACAAAAACAATAATGAagcagaagagaaagaggatgaggaagggaATGAGATGGAGGGAGTGGAATTTGTTGACATGACTTCAATCCTTGTTGAGAATGATGGCTTTGAGTTTGAGCTTCCGAAACATCAACGATGTGCTTGTCATCTGCTCAACTTGGTGTCTACAGTTGATGCTGAAAAAGCAACAGCCAACGATGGATACAAAAAACTGCAACGCTCAACATTCAGCAAGTGTTATGGGCTGTGGAATAAGTGTGGAAGATCCTGCCAAGCAGCTGAAGCTGTGGAAGATGCCTGCTCCCTCCAGCTGCTACGACCAAACGCCACCAGGTGGAACTCAATGTTTATGGCTGTGGAAAGGCTCCTCAAGATtctgagagagaagggagagccaGCTTTGAGAGAGATCTGTGCAGAATTGAAGGTGCCAAT GTTTCATCCAGTTGAGCTCACTTTCCTAAAAGAGTACTACACCACCATGAGCCCTGTTGCCCAGTCCATCAACATCCTCCAAGGAGAAGTGGAAGTCCAGATGGGATGGCTTCTTCCGACTATTTCCTTGCTGAGCAGcaaactggaaaaaataaagattgcACTGAAGCACTGCAAGCCGCTGGTTGAAGCCATTCAAGTGGGCATCCAGAACCGTTTTGGTGAAATGTCAAGAGACCCTGAATTGGTTGCTGCAGCGATTCTCATCCCAAAATTCAAAACGGCCTGGATCAAAGATGATGCTACACTGAAAAACG GGTTGGACTACATCAGGGAGCAGTTGGAGGATCCTTCTATTTCAGCAGAGGCTGGATCTGGCTCATCTGATGAGGGAGACTTCTTCCACATCCTGAAAAGTTCCCACAAAACACCAAGCGCCACCAAGCAGCTTGATTCGTACCTGGCCTACTCAACAGACGACATCAAGATTCTCAAGACGTTTCCTGTGGTTCTCAAGTTGTCTGTCAAACTCAACACACCTCTGCCTGCTTCTGCAGCTTGCGAAAGGCTGTTCAGCATAGCAGGTCTCATCTTCAGCCCAAAAAGAGCACGGCTAGCTGCAGACACTTTTGAAAATCAGCTTCTGCTGAGGATGAACCGCAAGTTCAACTTCTCCACTTGA